A single region of the Nocardioides sp. W7 genome encodes:
- a CDS encoding LCP family protein, which produces MPDGPDGQPAEQADQPVLDDPTAGSGGRRRGSRRGKTRKRHTVGKVLLVTVVVLGMITGLGTVWLYRDLNHNIEVLDVGGQLYDEPEKPESTEPEEPLNILVMGSDDRDGAGNNIDGLTGAGQRSDTTLLFHLSGDRKSAYGVSIPRDSLVTRPDCIGENGKTIEGADNAMWNEAFALGGPACTIQQFQTLTDVKVDHFVVVDFAGFKDMVDAIDGVPVCIPEDITDPAHDINIPAGSREIEGKEALNYVRARYTLGDGSDIGRVKRQQAFIAAMANKVVSGGVLARPDRLIGFLRAATKSLTVDPGLDNVVKLSKVGLGFKDIGLKKVRFITIPWAYDTREQYRGRVVWTEDAQLVWDRILDDRPMSRNLDTGTIDAANVPGSPGTSGSPSGGESPSGGESPSGDESPSGDESPSGDGSGGSERDEAERATLVAAGLCT; this is translated from the coding sequence ATGCCCGATGGCCCCGACGGCCAGCCTGCCGAGCAGGCCGACCAACCGGTGCTCGACGACCCCACGGCAGGGTCCGGCGGCCGACGCAGGGGATCGCGCCGGGGCAAGACGCGCAAGCGGCACACGGTCGGCAAGGTGCTCCTGGTGACGGTCGTCGTGCTCGGCATGATCACCGGGCTCGGGACGGTGTGGCTCTACCGCGACCTCAACCACAACATCGAGGTGCTCGACGTCGGCGGCCAGCTCTACGACGAGCCGGAGAAGCCGGAGTCGACGGAGCCCGAGGAGCCGCTCAACATCCTGGTGATGGGCTCCGACGACCGAGACGGTGCCGGCAACAACATCGACGGCCTGACCGGCGCCGGTCAGCGCTCCGACACCACGTTGCTGTTCCACCTCTCGGGGGACCGGAAGTCGGCGTACGGCGTCAGCATCCCGCGCGACTCGCTGGTGACCCGCCCCGACTGCATCGGCGAGAACGGCAAGACCATCGAGGGCGCCGACAACGCGATGTGGAACGAGGCGTTCGCGCTGGGCGGGCCGGCGTGCACGATCCAGCAGTTCCAGACCCTCACCGACGTCAAGGTCGACCACTTCGTCGTCGTCGACTTCGCGGGCTTCAAGGACATGGTCGACGCCATCGACGGCGTCCCGGTCTGCATCCCCGAGGACATCACCGACCCCGCCCACGACATCAACATCCCCGCCGGCTCCCGCGAGATCGAGGGCAAGGAGGCGCTGAACTACGTCCGGGCGCGCTACACCCTCGGCGACGGCTCCGACATCGGCCGGGTCAAGCGCCAGCAGGCGTTCATCGCGGCGATGGCCAACAAGGTCGTCTCCGGTGGCGTGCTCGCCCGCCCCGACCGGCTGATCGGCTTCCTGCGCGCCGCCACCAAGTCGCTGACGGTCGACCCGGGGCTCGACAACGTGGTCAAGCTCAGCAAGGTCGGCCTGGGCTTCAAGGACATCGGCCTGAAGAAGGTCCGCTTCATCACCATCCCGTGGGCCTACGACACCCGCGAGCAGTATCGCGGCCGGGTCGTGTGGACCGAGGACGCCCAGCTGGTCTGGGACCGGATCCTCGACGACCGGCCGATGTCGCGCAACCTCGACACCGGCACCATCGACGCCGCCAACGTCCCCGGCTCGCCCGGCACCTCCGGCAGCCCCTCGGGCGGCGAGTCCCCGTCGGGCGGCGAGTCCCCGTCGGGCGACGAGTCCCCGTCGGGCGACGAGTCGCCGTCGGGCGACGGATCTGGCGGGAGCGAGCGCGACGAGGCGGAGCGGGCCACGCTCGTGGCCGCCGGGCTCTGCACGTGA
- a CDS encoding MscL family protein encodes MLGGFKNFILRGNLVELAVAFIIGGAFATVVTATVALIMDIIGKVGGTPDFSNYEPGGVGVGVWLTALISFLILSAVVYFFIVTPYTKAKERYFPSAPAGTPEDIKLLQEIRDLLATQQGRTTSTSDTPLS; translated from the coding sequence ATGCTCGGCGGCTTCAAGAACTTCATCCTGCGCGGCAACCTGGTCGAGCTCGCGGTCGCGTTCATCATCGGCGGCGCCTTCGCGACGGTCGTCACCGCGACCGTCGCCCTGATCATGGACATCATCGGGAAGGTCGGGGGCACGCCCGACTTCTCCAACTACGAGCCCGGAGGCGTCGGCGTCGGCGTGTGGCTCACCGCTCTGATCTCGTTCCTGATCCTGTCGGCGGTCGTGTACTTCTTCATCGTCACGCCGTACACCAAGGCCAAGGAGCGCTACTTCCCGAGCGCCCCGGCGGGCACGCCCGAGGACATCAAGCTGCTCCAGGAGATCCGCGACCTGCTCGCGACCCAGCAGGGTCGTACGACGAGCACCTCGGACACCCCGCTCAGCTAG
- a CDS encoding SAF domain-containing protein, translating into MLPDVAPSARRPLRALRALRSVRRAVLAHRRLLAAALAAVAVAAGLQASAAPPPATVPVTVAARDVPAGRVLAPGDLATAAFAPGTAPDDLATEAVGRVLASPLRRGEPVTDVRLVGPALTEGHPGRVALPVRLPDAGMAGLLRVGDVVDLVAADPQGGKPTLVAAEVPVLALPAGPAEHGGTGGTALGGRLVVVGARPDDVPVIADAAARLFLSYAWRV; encoded by the coding sequence ATGCTCCCCGACGTCGCGCCGTCCGCCCGCCGCCCTCTGCGGGCCCTGCGTGCCCTGAGGTCCGTACGCCGCGCCGTGCTGGCGCACCGCCGCCTGCTGGCCGCCGCTCTTGCGGCCGTGGCCGTGGCCGCCGGACTCCAGGCCTCCGCGGCGCCCCCGCCCGCGACCGTGCCGGTGACCGTCGCCGCCCGCGACGTCCCGGCCGGTCGGGTGCTTGCGCCGGGTGACCTGGCCACCGCCGCGTTCGCCCCCGGCACCGCTCCCGACGACCTCGCGACCGAGGCGGTCGGCCGGGTGCTCGCCTCCCCGCTGCGGCGCGGTGAGCCGGTCACCGACGTACGACTCGTCGGCCCGGCGCTGACCGAGGGTCACCCCGGCCGGGTCGCGCTGCCCGTGCGGCTGCCGGACGCCGGCATGGCCGGCCTGCTGCGGGTCGGCGACGTGGTCGACCTGGTCGCGGCCGACCCGCAGGGCGGGAAGCCGACCCTGGTCGCCGCCGAGGTGCCCGTGCTGGCCCTGCCCGCCGGCCCGGCCGAGCACGGCGGCACCGGCGGCACCGCCCTCGGCGGCCGGCTCGTGGTCGTCGGCGCTCGGCCCGACGACGTACCCGTCATCGCCGACGCGGCCGCGAGACTGTTCCTCAGCTACGCGTGGCGGGTCTAG
- a CDS encoding FmdB family zinc ribbon protein, with amino-acid sequence MPTYQYACTECAHAFEQVQSFSDDSLTVCPECTGRLRKVFNAVGVVFKGSGFYRTDSRTSSSSTSSSTDGSSSASSSGSGTKTETKSESKPAAPAAAKSAD; translated from the coding sequence ATGCCGACCTACCAGTACGCCTGTACCGAGTGCGCCCACGCCTTCGAGCAGGTCCAGAGCTTCTCCGACGACTCCCTGACGGTGTGCCCCGAGTGCACCGGACGGCTGCGGAAGGTCTTCAACGCGGTTGGCGTGGTGTTCAAGGGCTCAGGCTTCTACCGCACCGACAGCCGCACGAGCTCCTCGTCCACGTCGAGCTCGACGGACGGTTCCAGCAGCGCGTCGAGCAGCGGCTCGGGCACCAAGACCGAGACGAAGAGCGAGAGCAAGCCCGCCGCGCCGGCCGCGGCGAAGTCCGCCGACTGA
- a CDS encoding penicillin acylase family protein: protein MTSSPSDDLDPRGPTRWWAAFRAWPRGARVTSYLIVGLVLVLVAGLATVVAVARRPLPQDEGQALVAGLEGEVEVVRDEHGIPQLYGDSMTDLVRAQGYVHASERFFEMDVRRHATAGRLAELFGEDAVESDSYVRTMGWRRVAEQELALVRPDTRALLQAYAAGVNAYLDEHSPGQIAVEYTVLNLGGLGYAPEDWTPVDSLAWLKAMAWDLRGNMQDEVDRVLDRSAVGASRMRELYPAYPLAEHDPIVGQGAVVDGVFEQDATTGGTRKPLRPAWTADQRAALRGVRDGLDRMPALLGRGDGIGSNSWVVDGEHSATGAPLLANDPHLGVGMPGVWMQLGLHCRTVSEDCPLDVAGFTFSGVPGVIIGHNADVAWGFTNLGPDVTDLYLEQVRGDEWRYDGAWRPLRTRTETIEVADGEDVELTVRSTGHGPILSDVADELADVGEQARQGREFAVSLAWTALEPAPTADAILDLNLAHDWDSFRSALSAFAAPSQNVVYADRDGHIGYQAPGRIPIRKSGNDGSLPSAGWRPENDWTGEYVPYDGLPNVRDPDEGFLVAANQAVIGADYPYHLTDDWDHGWRSQRIRDVLTESGPVTVKSMLDLQLDDRHPFAERLTPYLLDVELPRGYWSGGQQLLRDWDFDQSADSGAAAYYNVVWRNLLELTFHDELPEDQWPDGGQRWYAVVARLLERPGNAWWDDATTDDVVEDRHAILEQALRAARDELTRHQSRDPAGWDWGHLHRLELRSPTLGESGIGPVERLVNRDGWEVGGGIGTVDASAWDAAEGYAVTSAPSMRMVVSLDDLDDSRWINLTGVSGHPASDHYTDQTDLWARGESLAWPFSPAAVEAASVHVLTLVPGESEGG, encoded by the coding sequence ATGACCAGCTCCCCCTCGGACGACCTCGACCCCCGCGGACCGACCCGGTGGTGGGCCGCCTTCCGCGCCTGGCCCCGTGGGGCGCGGGTGACGTCGTACCTCATCGTCGGTCTGGTGCTCGTGCTCGTCGCAGGTCTGGCGACCGTGGTCGCCGTGGCCCGCCGACCGCTGCCCCAGGACGAGGGGCAGGCGCTCGTCGCCGGCCTCGAGGGCGAGGTCGAGGTGGTCCGCGACGAGCACGGCATCCCGCAGCTGTACGGCGACTCGATGACCGACCTGGTCCGGGCCCAGGGCTACGTGCACGCCTCCGAGCGGTTCTTCGAGATGGACGTACGCCGGCACGCCACCGCCGGGCGGCTCGCGGAGCTGTTCGGCGAGGACGCCGTCGAGAGCGACTCCTACGTGCGGACCATGGGCTGGCGCCGGGTCGCCGAGCAGGAGCTGGCGCTGGTGCGCCCGGACACGCGGGCGCTGCTCCAGGCGTACGCCGCCGGGGTCAACGCCTACCTCGACGAGCACTCACCGGGGCAGATCGCGGTCGAGTACACCGTCCTCAACCTCGGCGGGCTCGGCTACGCCCCCGAGGACTGGACGCCCGTCGACTCGCTGGCCTGGCTCAAGGCGATGGCCTGGGACCTCCGCGGCAACATGCAGGACGAGGTCGACCGGGTGCTCGACCGTTCGGCCGTCGGTGCGTCGCGGATGCGCGAGCTGTACCCGGCGTACCCCCTCGCCGAGCACGACCCGATCGTCGGCCAGGGCGCCGTCGTGGACGGTGTCTTCGAGCAGGACGCCACGACGGGCGGCACCCGCAAGCCGCTGCGTCCGGCGTGGACCGCCGACCAGCGGGCCGCCCTGCGCGGGGTCCGCGACGGCCTGGACCGGATGCCCGCGCTGCTCGGACGCGGCGACGGGATCGGCAGCAACAGCTGGGTCGTCGACGGCGAGCACTCGGCGACCGGTGCGCCGCTGCTCGCGAACGACCCGCACCTCGGCGTCGGCATGCCCGGGGTCTGGATGCAGCTGGGGCTGCACTGCCGCACCGTCTCCGAGGACTGCCCGCTCGACGTCGCCGGCTTCACCTTCTCCGGCGTACCGGGCGTGATCATCGGCCACAACGCCGACGTCGCCTGGGGCTTCACCAACCTCGGTCCTGACGTCACCGACCTCTACCTGGAGCAGGTCCGCGGCGACGAGTGGAGGTACGACGGCGCGTGGCGTCCGCTCCGCACCCGCACCGAGACCATCGAGGTCGCCGACGGCGAGGACGTCGAGCTGACGGTCCGCTCGACCGGGCACGGTCCGATCCTCTCCGACGTCGCCGACGAGCTCGCCGACGTGGGGGAGCAGGCCAGGCAGGGGCGCGAGTTCGCCGTGTCGCTGGCCTGGACGGCGCTGGAGCCGGCGCCGACCGCGGACGCGATCCTCGACCTCAACCTCGCCCACGACTGGGACTCGTTCCGATCGGCACTGTCGGCGTTCGCCGCGCCGTCGCAGAACGTCGTGTACGCCGACCGCGACGGTCACATCGGCTACCAGGCCCCCGGGCGGATCCCGATCCGGAAGTCCGGCAACGACGGCAGCCTGCCGTCGGCCGGTTGGCGGCCCGAGAACGACTGGACCGGCGAGTACGTCCCGTACGACGGACTCCCGAACGTGCGCGACCCCGACGAGGGGTTCCTGGTGGCGGCCAACCAGGCCGTGATCGGCGCCGACTACCCGTACCACCTCACCGACGACTGGGACCACGGCTGGCGCTCGCAGCGGATCCGCGACGTGCTGACGGAGTCCGGGCCTGTGACGGTGAAGTCGATGCTCGACCTCCAGCTCGACGACCGGCACCCGTTCGCCGAGCGGCTCACGCCGTACCTCCTCGACGTGGAGCTGCCCCGGGGCTACTGGTCGGGGGGACAGCAGCTGCTGCGTGACTGGGACTTCGACCAGTCCGCGGACAGCGGAGCGGCGGCGTACTACAACGTCGTCTGGCGCAACCTGCTCGAGCTGACCTTCCACGACGAGCTGCCCGAGGACCAGTGGCCCGACGGCGGGCAGCGGTGGTACGCCGTGGTCGCGCGGCTGCTCGAGCGTCCCGGCAACGCCTGGTGGGACGACGCCACGACCGACGACGTCGTCGAGGACCGCCACGCGATCCTGGAGCAGGCGTTGCGCGCCGCGCGCGACGAGCTGACGCGGCACCAGTCGCGGGACCCCGCGGGCTGGGACTGGGGCCATCTGCACCGGCTGGAGCTGCGCTCGCCGACGCTGGGGGAGTCCGGCATCGGACCGGTCGAGCGGCTGGTCAACCGCGACGGCTGGGAGGTCGGCGGCGGCATCGGGACCGTCGACGCCTCGGCGTGGGACGCCGCCGAGGGGTACGCCGTCACCTCCGCCCCGTCGATGCGGATGGTGGTCTCGCTCGACGACCTCGACGACTCCCGGTGGATCAACCTCACCGGCGTCTCCGGCCACCCGGCCAGTGACCACTACACCGACCAGACCGACCTGTGGGCCCGCGGCGAGTCCCTCGCCTGGCCCTTCTCACCCGCCGCCGTCGAGGCCGCGTCCGTGCACGTGCTCACCCTGGTGCCGGGCGAGAGCGAAGGCGGTTGA
- a CDS encoding 5-formyltetrahydrofolate cyclo-ligase, which translates to MTSPTSAQKLALRDQLLTARNRRPLVEVGEVGRQIAEHLLAAPEVRRAATVAAYVSIGTEPGTGLLLRALADAGRRVVLPVLLPDGDLDWGTYRGDSSLVAARMGLLEPVDRLGVDAVATADVVLVPGLAVSRAGLRMGRGGGSYDRALARVPVGTFTCVLLHDEEVGLDVPAEPHDRPVMAAASPAGITHFR; encoded by the coding sequence GTGACCTCCCCCACGTCGGCCCAGAAGCTGGCCCTGCGCGACCAGCTGCTCACCGCGCGCAACCGCCGACCCCTCGTCGAGGTGGGCGAGGTCGGCCGGCAGATCGCCGAGCACCTCCTCGCCGCGCCGGAGGTACGACGCGCCGCCACCGTGGCGGCGTACGTCTCGATCGGCACCGAGCCCGGCACCGGCCTGCTGCTGCGCGCCCTGGCCGACGCAGGGAGGCGGGTGGTGCTGCCGGTGCTGCTGCCCGACGGCGACCTGGACTGGGGCACCTACCGCGGGGACTCCTCGCTCGTCGCCGCCCGGATGGGGCTGCTCGAACCGGTCGACCGGCTCGGCGTCGACGCGGTCGCCACCGCTGACGTCGTCCTGGTCCCCGGTCTGGCCGTCTCACGCGCCGGTCTGCGGATGGGCCGCGGCGGCGGCTCGTACGACCGCGCTCTCGCCCGGGTCCCCGTAGGCACCTTCACCTGCGTGCTGCTGCACGACGAGGAGGTCGGCCTCGACGTCCCCGCCGAGCCGCACGACCGCCCGGTCATGGCAGCCGCCTCCCCCGCAGGCATCACCCACTTCCGTTGA
- a CDS encoding UTP--glucose-1-phosphate uridylyltransferase, producing MGSPGLHKARDKMAAEGVDPVAIDTFAHYYRLLEHGETGMIPESTIEPIDMEALADVEVPDDVAAAAIRSTAVIKLNGGLGTSMGMDRAKSLLCVRRGLSFLDIIARQVLHLRKQYDATLPLIFMDSFRTSADTMAALARYEELPVAGLPMEFLQNKEPKLLAKDLSPVSWPKDPELEWCPPGHGDLYTALRGTGLLDQLIAAGYRYAFVSNSDNLGAVPDARVAGWFAATGAPFAIEAVRRTPSDRKGGHFARRKGDGRIVLRETAQTLDADQEALADLDRHRFTSTNNLWFDLAAMKSVLDQRDGILGLPLIRNVKNVDPGDKSTPEVIQVETAMGAAIEVFEGSTLIEVTRERFVPVKTTNDLLVLRSDVYDIGQDFVLDQVADAIPFIDLDGKHYKLVGEFDKRFPDGAPSLKQATSLTVEGDWTFCRGVQVVGEVALESSSAQRVGADTVLSSDA from the coding sequence ATGGGTAGCCCAGGCCTGCACAAGGCTCGCGACAAGATGGCAGCCGAAGGCGTCGACCCGGTCGCCATCGACACCTTCGCGCACTACTACCGGCTCCTAGAGCACGGTGAGACGGGCATGATCCCGGAGTCGACGATCGAGCCGATCGACATGGAGGCGCTGGCCGACGTCGAGGTCCCCGACGACGTCGCCGCCGCGGCGATCCGCAGCACCGCGGTGATCAAGCTCAACGGCGGGCTCGGCACCTCGATGGGCATGGACCGCGCGAAGTCGCTGCTGTGCGTGCGCCGCGGCCTGTCGTTCCTCGACATCATCGCCCGCCAGGTGCTGCACCTGCGCAAGCAGTACGACGCGACGCTGCCGCTGATCTTCATGGACTCCTTCCGCACGTCGGCCGACACCATGGCCGCGCTCGCGCGCTACGAGGAGCTGCCGGTCGCCGGGCTCCCGATGGAGTTCCTGCAGAACAAGGAGCCGAAGCTCCTCGCCAAGGACCTCTCCCCGGTCAGCTGGCCGAAGGACCCCGAGCTGGAGTGGTGTCCGCCCGGGCACGGCGACCTGTACACCGCGCTGCGCGGCACCGGCCTGCTGGACCAGCTGATCGCGGCCGGCTACCGCTACGCCTTCGTCTCCAACTCCGACAACCTCGGCGCCGTTCCCGACGCGCGGGTCGCCGGCTGGTTCGCCGCCACCGGCGCGCCGTTCGCGATCGAGGCGGTTCGTCGTACCCCCTCGGACCGCAAGGGCGGCCACTTCGCGCGCCGCAAGGGCGACGGCCGGATCGTGCTGCGCGAGACCGCGCAGACGCTGGACGCCGACCAGGAAGCGCTGGCCGACCTCGACCGGCACCGGTTCACCTCCACCAACAACCTGTGGTTCGACCTGGCCGCGATGAAGTCGGTGCTCGACCAGCGCGACGGCATCCTCGGGCTGCCGCTGATCCGCAACGTCAAGAACGTCGACCCCGGCGACAAGTCCACCCCCGAGGTGATCCAGGTCGAGACCGCCATGGGTGCGGCGATCGAGGTCTTCGAGGGGTCGACGCTGATCGAGGTCACCCGCGAGCGGTTCGTGCCGGTGAAGACCACCAACGACCTGCTGGTGCTGCGCTCGGACGTCTACGACATCGGTCAGGACTTCGTGCTCGACCAGGTCGCCGACGCCATCCCGTTCATCGACCTCGACGGCAAGCACTACAAGCTGGTCGGCGAGTTCGACAAGCGCTTCCCGGACGGGGCCCCGTCGCTGAAGCAGGCGACGTCGCTCACCGTCGAGGGCGACTGGACCTTCTGCCGCGGCGTGCAGGTCGTGGGCGAGGTGGCGCTGGAGTCGTCGTCGGCCCAGCGGGTCGGCGCCGACACCGTGCTCTCGTCCGATGCCTGA
- the glp gene encoding gephyrin-like molybdotransferase Glp: protein MPDAPDTVEQHLDRVLRDLDPLPVFPQSLMDTLGLACAEDVTAQVALPSFDNSAMDGYAVVAHDVATATEESPVHLPVVGEIGAGNAQLLALAPGTAVKIMTGAPVPAGADAVVPYEWTDRGVAQVAISRAPKPGQHIRPAGEDVAVGDLVVERGTVLGPRHLGLLASIGRATVRSRPRPRVVILSTGTELREPGVPLGHDSIYDGNSFLLAAAARRAGALAYRVGIVPDEPEAFLSALEDQLVRADVVVTSGGVSQGDFDVVKEALAPRGVWFGPVAMQPGKPQGFGFVGEDNTPIFTLPGNPVSSYISFQLFVLPALRKLMGMTPWSRPTVPARLTHAVTSPAGRRQFLRGEYVAEAGAATVAPVGGPGSHLVGDLASSNALIVIAEDTTSLAAGAQVDVLPLDLDY from the coding sequence ATGCCTGACGCCCCGGACACCGTCGAGCAGCACCTGGACCGGGTGCTGCGCGACCTCGATCCGCTGCCGGTCTTCCCGCAGTCGCTGATGGACACCCTCGGGCTGGCGTGTGCCGAGGACGTCACGGCCCAGGTCGCGCTGCCGTCGTTCGACAACTCCGCGATGGACGGGTACGCCGTCGTCGCGCACGACGTCGCGACGGCGACCGAGGAGTCGCCGGTGCACCTGCCGGTGGTCGGCGAGATCGGCGCCGGCAACGCCCAGCTGCTCGCGCTCGCGCCCGGCACCGCCGTCAAGATCATGACCGGCGCGCCCGTGCCCGCGGGTGCGGACGCGGTCGTGCCCTATGAGTGGACCGACCGCGGGGTCGCCCAGGTGGCGATCAGCCGGGCACCGAAGCCGGGCCAGCACATCCGGCCCGCCGGTGAGGACGTCGCCGTCGGTGACCTGGTCGTCGAGCGCGGCACGGTGCTCGGTCCCCGGCACCTCGGCCTGCTGGCCTCGATCGGCCGGGCGACGGTCCGCTCCCGGCCCCGGCCGCGGGTGGTGATCCTGTCGACCGGCACGGAGCTGCGCGAGCCCGGCGTACCTCTCGGTCACGACTCGATCTACGACGGCAACTCGTTCCTGCTCGCCGCCGCCGCGCGCCGCGCCGGCGCGCTCGCCTACCGGGTCGGCATCGTCCCGGACGAGCCGGAGGCCTTCCTGTCCGCGCTGGAGGACCAGCTGGTCCGCGCCGACGTGGTCGTCACCTCCGGCGGCGTCTCGCAGGGCGACTTCGACGTGGTCAAGGAGGCGCTGGCGCCGAGGGGCGTGTGGTTCGGCCCGGTCGCGATGCAGCCCGGCAAGCCGCAGGGCTTCGGGTTCGTCGGCGAGGACAACACCCCGATCTTCACGCTGCCCGGCAACCCGGTCTCGTCGTACATCTCCTTCCAGCTGTTCGTGCTGCCCGCGCTGCGCAAGCTGATGGGCATGACTCCCTGGTCCCGCCCGACGGTGCCGGCCCGGCTGACCCACGCGGTGACCTCGCCGGCGGGCCGGCGGCAGTTCCTGCGGGGGGAGTACGTCGCCGAGGCCGGCGCCGCCACGGTCGCGCCGGTCGGCGGACCGGGATCGCACCTGGTCGGCGACCTGGCCTCCTCCAACGCGCTGATCGTGATCGCGGAGGACACCACCTCGCTGGCGGCGGGCGCGCAGGTGGACGTGCTGCCGCTCGATCTGGACTACTGA
- the moaC gene encoding cyclic pyranopterin monophosphate synthase MoaC — protein sequence MSDRLTHVDESGAARMVDVSAKDVTARTATASGRVLVAPRVVELLRGEGVPKGDALGVARVAGIMAAKRTPDLVPLCHPLAISGVTVDLVVTDSSVDITATVRTTDRTGVEMEALTAVSVAALTVVDMVKAVDKGAVITDVRVEAKSGGKSGDWARS from the coding sequence ATGAGCGACCGCCTGACCCACGTCGACGAGTCCGGCGCGGCCCGGATGGTCGACGTCTCCGCCAAGGACGTCACCGCCCGCACCGCCACGGCCTCCGGCCGGGTGCTCGTCGCCCCGCGGGTCGTGGAGCTGCTCCGCGGCGAGGGCGTCCCGAAGGGCGACGCGCTGGGGGTCGCCCGGGTCGCCGGGATCATGGCCGCGAAGCGGACGCCCGACCTGGTGCCGCTGTGCCATCCGCTCGCGATCTCCGGAGTGACGGTCGACCTGGTCGTCACCGACTCCTCCGTCGACATCACCGCCACCGTCCGCACCACCGACCGCACCGGCGTCGAGATGGAGGCCCTGACGGCCGTCTCGGTCGCCGCGCTGACCGTCGTCGACATGGTCAAGGCCGTCGACAAGGGCGCGGTCATCACCGACGTCCGGGTCGAGGCGAAGTCGGGCGGGAAGTCCGGCGACTGGGCCCGCTCATGA
- a CDS encoding molybdenum cofactor synthesis domain-containing protein: MTIPAAVVVASNRAAAGVYADETGPLIVDALRELGFAVEPAAVVPDGEPVGEAIAAAIAAGARLVLTTGGTGLTPTDRTPEATRPLLDREVPGIAEAIRAYGVAHGVPSAALSRGLAGVAGSCLVVNLPGSRGGVKDGLAVLAPIVLHAVEQVVGSDH, translated from the coding sequence ATGACGATCCCGGCCGCGGTCGTCGTCGCGTCCAACCGCGCGGCGGCGGGGGTGTACGCCGACGAGACCGGCCCGCTGATCGTCGACGCCCTGCGCGAGCTGGGCTTCGCCGTCGAGCCCGCGGCCGTCGTACCGGACGGCGAGCCGGTGGGGGAGGCCATCGCCGCCGCGATCGCGGCGGGCGCCCGGTTGGTGCTCACCACGGGCGGCACCGGCCTGACCCCCACCGATCGGACCCCCGAGGCCACCCGCCCGCTGCTCGACCGCGAGGTGCCCGGCATCGCCGAGGCGATCCGGGCGTACGGCGTCGCGCACGGCGTACCCTCCGCCGCCCTCTCCCGCGGGCTCGCCGGTGTGGCGGGATCGTGCCTGGTCGTGAACCTCCCCGGCTCCCGCGGCGGGGTCAAGGACGGGCTCGCGGTGCTCGCGCCGATCGTGCTGCACGCGGTCGAGCAGGTCGTCGGGAGCGACCACTGA
- a CDS encoding GNAT family protein, with protein sequence MTVRPLRVRDQRAWREARQRNAAWLMPWEATVPPGLGIRPNTFAGLVRRMRRQAREGTTYPFAVEVDGEFAGQVTVTNIARGSAQFGSVGYWIDQEYAGRGAIPRAVALVVDHCFTEAGLHRVEIAIRPENSNSLRVVEKLGIEEFGYAPRYLHIDGDWRDHRLYAITREECPYGLLRRLDEA encoded by the coding sequence GTGACGGTGCGGCCGCTGCGGGTCCGCGACCAGCGCGCGTGGCGCGAGGCCCGACAGCGCAACGCCGCGTGGCTGATGCCGTGGGAGGCGACGGTCCCGCCGGGCCTGGGAATCCGCCCGAACACCTTCGCGGGACTGGTGCGACGGATGCGCCGCCAGGCCCGGGAGGGGACGACGTACCCCTTCGCCGTCGAGGTCGACGGCGAATTCGCCGGTCAGGTGACGGTGACCAACATCGCCCGCGGGTCCGCGCAGTTCGGCTCCGTGGGCTACTGGATCGACCAGGAGTACGCCGGCCGCGGCGCGATCCCGCGCGCTGTCGCGCTGGTCGTCGACCACTGCTTCACCGAGGCGGGGCTGCACCGCGTCGAGATCGCCATCCGGCCGGAGAACTCCAACTCGCTGCGGGTGGTCGAGAAGCTCGGGATCGAGGAGTTCGGCTACGCGCCGCGGTACCTCCACATCGACGGGGACTGGCGCGACCACCGTCTCTACGCGATCACCCGCGAGGAGTGCCCGTACGGCCTGCTGCGGCGGCTCGACGAGGCCTAG